One stretch of Cygnus olor isolate bCygOlo1 chromosome 1, bCygOlo1.pri.v2, whole genome shotgun sequence DNA includes these proteins:
- the ABHD13 gene encoding protein ABHD13 — MEKSWVLWTFVERWLLALASWSWGLCRISLLPLIVTFHLYGGIILLILIFVSIAGILYKFQDVLLYFPEQPSSSRLYVPMPTGIPHENIFIKTKDGVLLNLILLRYTGDNAAYSPTIIYFHGNAGNIGHRLPNALLMLVNLKVNLILVDYRGYGKSEGEASEEGLYLDSEAVLDYVMTRSDLDKTKIFLFGRSLGGAVAVHLASENSHRISAIMVENTFLSIPHMASTLFSFFPMRYLPLWCYKNKFLSYRKISQCRMPSLFISGLSDQLIPPVMMKQLYELSPARTKRLAIFPDGTHNDTWQCQGYFTALEQFIKEVIKSHSPEEMAKTSSNVTII; from the coding sequence ATGGAAAAGTCATGGGTGCTTTGGACCTTTGTTGAAAGATGGCTACTAGCTTTGGCTTCCTGGTCTTGGGGTCTCTGCCGTATTTCTCTTTTACCTTTGATAGTAACTTTTCACTTGTATGGAGGCATTATACTACTCATACTGATATTTGTGTCAATAGCAGGTATATTATATAAATTCCAGGATGTGCTGCTTTACTTTCCTGAACAGCCCTCTTCATCACGTCTTTATGTTCCCATGCCTACTGGTATACCACATGAAAATATCTTCATCAAAACCAAAGATGGAGTTCTTCTCAATCTTATTCTGCTGAGATACACAGGGGACAATGCAGCATATTCTCCAACCATCATTTACTTTCATGGCAATGCAGGCAACATTGGCCACAGGTTGCCAAATGCTTTGTTAATGCTGGTGAACCTGAAAGTAAACTTAATCCTTGTTGATTATAGAGGGTACGGAAAAAGTGAAGGAGAAGCAAGTGAAGAAGGTTTGTACTTAGATTCTGAGGCTGTGTTAGACTATGTGATGACTCGGTCCGATcttgataaaacaaaaatttttctctttggcCGTTCCCTGGGGGGAGCAGTAGCTGTTCATTTAGCTTCTGAAAATTCCCATAGGATTTCCGCCATCATGGTCGAGAACACCTTTCTTAGCATCCCACACATGGCcagcactttattttctttctttccaatgaGATACCTTCCCTTATGgtgctacaaaaataaatttctgtccTACAGAAAAATCTCTCAGTGCAGAATGCCTTCACTCTTCATCTCTGGGTTGTCTGACCAGTTAATTCCACCAGTCATGATGAAGCAACTTTATGAATTATCCCCAGCTCGGACTAAGAGATTGGCAATTTTTCCTGATGGAACTCATAATGACACTTGGCAGTGCCAGGGATATTTCACTGCACTTGAACAGTTCATCAAAGAAGTAATAAAGAGTCACTCCCCTGAAGAAATGGCGAAAACGTCATCTAATGTAACAATAATATAA
- the LIG4 gene encoding DNA ligase 4 isoform X1, with the protein MRGRRRHLSPFPSPPRRTEPLRVWGGGGERPADTAAALLPFRSKGARGGRRGCGLHRRFTGASPAPRSWMASPPAPQPSPRRTVASHVPFADLCATLERMQACKSRPEKTKYFKDFLDSWRKFHHALHQKEKDVTDSFYPAMRLILPQLERERMAYGIKETMLAKLYIELLNLPKDGKDAAKLLNYRTPAGSRGDAGDFAMIAYFVLKPRSPKRGRLTVEQVNELLDAIANNNAARNKGLLKKSLLQLITQSTALEQKWLIRMIIKDLKLGVSQQTIFSIFHPDAVELHNVTTDLEKVCRQLHDPTVSLSDVSIMLFSAFKPMLAAIADVQQIEKQMSNQTFYIETKLDGERIQMHKDGDVYKYFSRNGFDYTQQFGASPLDGSLTPFIHKVFKDNIQNCILDGEMMAYNPETQTFMQKGNKFDIKRMVEDSDLQTCFCVFDVLMVNDQKLGHEALSKRYEILSNVFTPVTGRIHVVHKKTARTRKEVIDALNEAIDNREEGIMVKDPMSTYKPDKRGEGWLKIKPEYVNGLMDELDLLIVGGYWGKGLRGGMMSHFLCAIAETPAPNEKPTVFHSICRIGSGYTMKELYDLGLKLAKHWKPYHRRDPPCNILCGIEKPEVYIEPCNSVIVQVKAAEIVNSDMYKTDCTLRFPRIEKIREDKEWYECMTLDMLSDLRSRAEGKLASKHLHIDEYDEPQEKKRKTVLKVKKVIGIAEQFKAPDLSNVNKVSNVFEDVEFCVMTGTGKHSKSELESRIAECGGSVVQNPGPDTYCVIAGAENVRVKNIIASNKYDVVKAEWLLQCFQSKMLVPWQPAVMIHMSPDTREHFAREYDCYGDSYTADTDVAQLKEVFSRMKDNKMMPLDVIAELEERYSWNSCQLSIFRGNTIYVDCYAIVNEPRTKIHGTRLSIRALELRFYGAKVVSCLEEGVSHVIIGEDHSRVEEMKALRRTFGKKFKIVSELWVTESVKEGVPKNENQYLI; encoded by the exons ATGCGCGGCCGCCGCCGTcacctctcccccttcccctcccctccgcgTCGGACCGAACCACTGcgtgtgtggggaggggggggggaacgcCCCGCAGACACCGCAGCCGCGCTCCTCCCCTTCCGGAGCAAAGGGGCGAGGGGCGGCCGCCGCGGCTGCGGGCTTCACCGGCGCTTCACCGGCGCTTCACCGGCTCCAC GGTCTTGGATGGCttccccgcccgccccgcagcCGTCTCCTCGCAGGACGGTCGCCTCGCACGTGCCCTTTGCGGATCTGTGCGCCACCCTGGAGCGGATGCAGGCCTGCAAGTCCCGGCCGGAGAAAACCAAGTATTTCAAGGACTTCCTGGACTCGTGGAGAAAGTTCCACCACGCTCTTCACCAGAAGGAGAAGGATGTCACCGATTCATTTTATCCGGCGATGCGACTCATTCTCCCGCAGTTGGAGAGGGAAAGGATGGCGTATGGGATTAAGGAAACCATGCTCGCGAAGCTGTACATTGAGCTGCTCAATTTGCCAAAAGATGGGAAAGACGCCGCGAAGCTTTTAAACTACAGGACACCTGCCGGTTCGCGTGGAGATGCTGGAGACTTTGCCATGATTGCATACTTTGTGTTAAAACCTAGGAGCCCCAAACGAGGCAGGCTGACAGTGGAACAGGTCAACGAACTGTTAGATGCCATAGCTAACAACAATGCTGCTAGAAACAAGGGGCTGTTAAAGAAAAGCCTTCTTCAGTTAATTACCCAGAGCACAGCGCTTGAGCAAAAGTGGCTCATCCGGATGATTATAAAGGATCTAAAACTGGGCGTTAGTCAACAAactatattttccatttttcatccCGATGCTGTTGAATTACACAATGTCACGACTGATTTGGAAAAAGTTTGTAGACAACTGCACGATCCCACTGTCTCACTTAGTGATGTTTCTATCATgttattttctgcctttaagCCAATGCTTGCTGCTATTGCCGATGTCCAGCAAATTGAGAAACAAATGAGTAACCAGACATTCTACATAGAAACTAAACTGGATGGTGAACGTATACAGATGCACAAAGATGGcgatgtgtataaatatttttccagaaatgggTTTGACTATACTCAGCAATTTGGCGCTTCCCCCCTTGATGGCTCACTAACGCCATTTATTCATAAGGTATTTAAAGACAACATACAAAATTGCATTCTTGATGGTGAAATGATGGCTTACAATCCTGAGACACAAACCTTcatgcaaaaaggaaacaaatttgaCATAAAACGAATGGTGGAGGACTCTGATCTGCAGACCTGCTTCTGTGTGTTTGATGTGCTGATGGTTAACGATCAGAAGTTGGGTCATGAAGCGCTGAGCAAAAGGTACGAGATCTTAAGCAATGTATTTACCCCAGTAACTGGCAGGATACATGTCGTACATAAAAAAACTGCCAGAACGAGAAAAGAAGTAATTGATGCTTTAAATGAAGCGATCGATAACAGAGAGGAAGGGATTATGGTCAAGGATCCCATGTCCACCTACAAGCCTGACAAACGTGGGGAAGGCTGGTTAAAAATCAAGCCGGAATATGTTAATGGGCTGATGGACGAGCTTGACCTTCTGATCGTTGGTGGTTACTGGGGAAAGGGCTTACGTGGTGGAATGatgtctcattttctgtgtgCGATTGCAGAGACTCCAGCTCCAAATGAAAAACCTACTGTTTTCCACTCTATTTGTCGCATTGGCTCTGGCTACACTATGAAGGAGCTGTATGATCTGGGTTTGAAACTGGCTAAACACTGGAAGCCCTACCATAGGAGGGACCCTCCCTGTAATATTTTGTGTGGCATTGAAAAACCTGAAGTGTACATTGAACCTTGTAACTCCGTCATTGTTCAGGTCAAGGCAGCTGAGATTGTTAACAGCGATATGTACAAAACTGACTGTACCTTGAGATTTCCCCGAATTGAGAAGATAAGAGAGGACAAAGAATGGTATGAATGCATGACTTTGGACATGCTCTCAGATCTCAGAAGTagagcagaggggaagctgGCGTCCAAGCACCTTCATATTGATGAATACGATGAGCcgcaagagaagaaaaggaaaactgtattGAAGGTGAAGAAGGTAATCGGAATAGCCGAGCAATTTAAAGCTCCTGATCTTTCTAATGTAAACAAGGTTTCAAATGTGTTTGAAGACGTAGAGTTTTGTGTTATGACAGGCACAGGAAAACACTCCAAATCTGAACTGGAAAGCCGAATAGCCGAATGTGGTGGCAGCGTGGTACAGAACCCTGGACCAGACACTTACTGTGTCATTGCGGGAGCTGAGAACGTCAGAGTGAAAAACATCATTGCTTCCAACAAATATGATGTGGTGAAGGCAGAGTGgcttctgcagtgttttcagtCCAAAATGCTTGTACCTTGGCAGCCAGCCGTTATGATTCACATGTCCCCTGACACTAGAGAACATTTTGCTCGTGAGTATGATTGCTATGGAGACAGCTACACAGCAGATACAGATGTTGCACAACTCAAGGAAGTATTCTCAAGAATGAAGGATAATAAGATGATGCCCTTGGACGTGATTGCTGAGTTAGAAGAACGTTACTCATGGAACAGCTGTCAACTCAGTATATTCAGAGGAAACACTATTTATGTGGACTGTTACGCTATTGTTAATGAACCCAGAACCAAAATCCACGGAACAAGACTATCAATTAGAGCTTTGGAGCTCCGTTTTTATGGTGCAAAAGTAGTCTCTTGCCTTGAAGAAGGTGTCTCCCATGTCATTATAGGAGAAGATCATTCCCGGGTAGAAGAGATGAAAGCACTCAGGAgaacatttgggaaaaaatttaaaattgtatctGAGCTGTGGGTAACAGAGTCAGTGAAGGAAGGAGTCCCAAAGAATGAAAATCAGTACTTGATTTAA
- the LIG4 gene encoding DNA ligase 4 isoform X3: MRGRRRHLSPFPSPPRRTEPLRVWGGGGERPADTAAALLPFRSKGARGGRRGCGLHRRFTGASPAPRSEEGSWMASPPAPQPSPRRTVASHVPFADLCATLERMQACKSRPEKTKYFKDFLDSWRKFHHALHQKEKDVTDSFYPAMRLILPQLERERMAYGIKETMLAKLYIELLNLPKDGKDAAKLLNYRTPAGSRGDAGDFAMIAYFVLKPRSPKRGRLTVEQVNELLDAIANNNAARNKGLLKKSLLQLITQSTALEQKWLIRMIIKDLKLGVSQQTIFSIFHPDAVELHNVTTDLEKVCRQLHDPTVSLSDVSIMLFSAFKPMLAAIADVQQIEKQMSNQTFYIETKLDGERIQMHKDGDVYKYFSRNGFDYTQQFGASPLDGSLTPFIHKVFKDNIQNCILDGEMMAYNPETQTFMQKGNKFDIKRMVEDSDLQTCFCVFDVLMVNDQKLGHEALSKRYEILSNVFTPVTGRIHVVHKKTARTRKEVIDALNEAIDNREEGIMVKDPMSTYKPDKRGEGWLKIKPEYVNGLMDELDLLIVGGYWGKGLRGGMMSHFLCAIAETPAPNEKPTVFHSICRIGSGYTMKELYDLGLKLAKHWKPYHRRDPPCNILCGIEKPEVYIEPCNSVIVQVKAAEIVNSDMYKTDCTLRFPRIEKIREDKEWYECMTLDMLSDLRSRAEGKLASKHLHIDEYDEPQEKKRKTVLKVKKVIGIAEQFKAPDLSNVNKVSNVFEDVEFCVMTGTGKHSKSELESRIAECGGSVVQNPGPDTYCVIAGAENVRVKNIIASNKYDVVKAEWLLQCFQSKMLVPWQPAVMIHMSPDTREHFAREYDCYGDSYTADTDVAQLKEVFSRMKDNKMMPLDVIAELEERYSWNSCQLSIFRGNTIYVDCYAIVNEPRTKIHGTRLSIRALELRFYGAKVVSCLEEGVSHVIIGEDHSRVEEMKALRRTFGKKFKIVSELWVTESVKEGVPKNENQYLI; this comes from the exons ATGCGCGGCCGCCGCCGTcacctctcccccttcccctcccctccgcgTCGGACCGAACCACTGcgtgtgtggggaggggggggggaacgcCCCGCAGACACCGCAGCCGCGCTCCTCCCCTTCCGGAGCAAAGGGGCGAGGGGCGGCCGCCGCGGCTGCGGGCTTCACCGGCGCTTCACCGGCGCTTCACCGGCTCCACGTAG CGAGGAAGGGTCTTGGATGGCttccccgcccgccccgcagcCGTCTCCTCGCAGGACGGTCGCCTCGCACGTGCCCTTTGCGGATCTGTGCGCCACCCTGGAGCGGATGCAGGCCTGCAAGTCCCGGCCGGAGAAAACCAAGTATTTCAAGGACTTCCTGGACTCGTGGAGAAAGTTCCACCACGCTCTTCACCAGAAGGAGAAGGATGTCACCGATTCATTTTATCCGGCGATGCGACTCATTCTCCCGCAGTTGGAGAGGGAAAGGATGGCGTATGGGATTAAGGAAACCATGCTCGCGAAGCTGTACATTGAGCTGCTCAATTTGCCAAAAGATGGGAAAGACGCCGCGAAGCTTTTAAACTACAGGACACCTGCCGGTTCGCGTGGAGATGCTGGAGACTTTGCCATGATTGCATACTTTGTGTTAAAACCTAGGAGCCCCAAACGAGGCAGGCTGACAGTGGAACAGGTCAACGAACTGTTAGATGCCATAGCTAACAACAATGCTGCTAGAAACAAGGGGCTGTTAAAGAAAAGCCTTCTTCAGTTAATTACCCAGAGCACAGCGCTTGAGCAAAAGTGGCTCATCCGGATGATTATAAAGGATCTAAAACTGGGCGTTAGTCAACAAactatattttccatttttcatccCGATGCTGTTGAATTACACAATGTCACGACTGATTTGGAAAAAGTTTGTAGACAACTGCACGATCCCACTGTCTCACTTAGTGATGTTTCTATCATgttattttctgcctttaagCCAATGCTTGCTGCTATTGCCGATGTCCAGCAAATTGAGAAACAAATGAGTAACCAGACATTCTACATAGAAACTAAACTGGATGGTGAACGTATACAGATGCACAAAGATGGcgatgtgtataaatatttttccagaaatgggTTTGACTATACTCAGCAATTTGGCGCTTCCCCCCTTGATGGCTCACTAACGCCATTTATTCATAAGGTATTTAAAGACAACATACAAAATTGCATTCTTGATGGTGAAATGATGGCTTACAATCCTGAGACACAAACCTTcatgcaaaaaggaaacaaatttgaCATAAAACGAATGGTGGAGGACTCTGATCTGCAGACCTGCTTCTGTGTGTTTGATGTGCTGATGGTTAACGATCAGAAGTTGGGTCATGAAGCGCTGAGCAAAAGGTACGAGATCTTAAGCAATGTATTTACCCCAGTAACTGGCAGGATACATGTCGTACATAAAAAAACTGCCAGAACGAGAAAAGAAGTAATTGATGCTTTAAATGAAGCGATCGATAACAGAGAGGAAGGGATTATGGTCAAGGATCCCATGTCCACCTACAAGCCTGACAAACGTGGGGAAGGCTGGTTAAAAATCAAGCCGGAATATGTTAATGGGCTGATGGACGAGCTTGACCTTCTGATCGTTGGTGGTTACTGGGGAAAGGGCTTACGTGGTGGAATGatgtctcattttctgtgtgCGATTGCAGAGACTCCAGCTCCAAATGAAAAACCTACTGTTTTCCACTCTATTTGTCGCATTGGCTCTGGCTACACTATGAAGGAGCTGTATGATCTGGGTTTGAAACTGGCTAAACACTGGAAGCCCTACCATAGGAGGGACCCTCCCTGTAATATTTTGTGTGGCATTGAAAAACCTGAAGTGTACATTGAACCTTGTAACTCCGTCATTGTTCAGGTCAAGGCAGCTGAGATTGTTAACAGCGATATGTACAAAACTGACTGTACCTTGAGATTTCCCCGAATTGAGAAGATAAGAGAGGACAAAGAATGGTATGAATGCATGACTTTGGACATGCTCTCAGATCTCAGAAGTagagcagaggggaagctgGCGTCCAAGCACCTTCATATTGATGAATACGATGAGCcgcaagagaagaaaaggaaaactgtattGAAGGTGAAGAAGGTAATCGGAATAGCCGAGCAATTTAAAGCTCCTGATCTTTCTAATGTAAACAAGGTTTCAAATGTGTTTGAAGACGTAGAGTTTTGTGTTATGACAGGCACAGGAAAACACTCCAAATCTGAACTGGAAAGCCGAATAGCCGAATGTGGTGGCAGCGTGGTACAGAACCCTGGACCAGACACTTACTGTGTCATTGCGGGAGCTGAGAACGTCAGAGTGAAAAACATCATTGCTTCCAACAAATATGATGTGGTGAAGGCAGAGTGgcttctgcagtgttttcagtCCAAAATGCTTGTACCTTGGCAGCCAGCCGTTATGATTCACATGTCCCCTGACACTAGAGAACATTTTGCTCGTGAGTATGATTGCTATGGAGACAGCTACACAGCAGATACAGATGTTGCACAACTCAAGGAAGTATTCTCAAGAATGAAGGATAATAAGATGATGCCCTTGGACGTGATTGCTGAGTTAGAAGAACGTTACTCATGGAACAGCTGTCAACTCAGTATATTCAGAGGAAACACTATTTATGTGGACTGTTACGCTATTGTTAATGAACCCAGAACCAAAATCCACGGAACAAGACTATCAATTAGAGCTTTGGAGCTCCGTTTTTATGGTGCAAAAGTAGTCTCTTGCCTTGAAGAAGGTGTCTCCCATGTCATTATAGGAGAAGATCATTCCCGGGTAGAAGAGATGAAAGCACTCAGGAgaacatttgggaaaaaatttaaaattgtatctGAGCTGTGGGTAACAGAGTCAGTGAAGGAAGGAGTCCCAAAGAATGAAAATCAGTACTTGATTTAA
- the LIG4 gene encoding DNA ligase 4 isoform X2: MASPPAPQPSPRRTVASHVPFADLCATLERMQACKSRPEKTKYFKDFLDSWRKFHHALHQKEKDVTDSFYPAMRLILPQLERERMAYGIKETMLAKLYIELLNLPKDGKDAAKLLNYRTPAGSRGDAGDFAMIAYFVLKPRSPKRGRLTVEQVNELLDAIANNNAARNKGLLKKSLLQLITQSTALEQKWLIRMIIKDLKLGVSQQTIFSIFHPDAVELHNVTTDLEKVCRQLHDPTVSLSDVSIMLFSAFKPMLAAIADVQQIEKQMSNQTFYIETKLDGERIQMHKDGDVYKYFSRNGFDYTQQFGASPLDGSLTPFIHKVFKDNIQNCILDGEMMAYNPETQTFMQKGNKFDIKRMVEDSDLQTCFCVFDVLMVNDQKLGHEALSKRYEILSNVFTPVTGRIHVVHKKTARTRKEVIDALNEAIDNREEGIMVKDPMSTYKPDKRGEGWLKIKPEYVNGLMDELDLLIVGGYWGKGLRGGMMSHFLCAIAETPAPNEKPTVFHSICRIGSGYTMKELYDLGLKLAKHWKPYHRRDPPCNILCGIEKPEVYIEPCNSVIVQVKAAEIVNSDMYKTDCTLRFPRIEKIREDKEWYECMTLDMLSDLRSRAEGKLASKHLHIDEYDEPQEKKRKTVLKVKKVIGIAEQFKAPDLSNVNKVSNVFEDVEFCVMTGTGKHSKSELESRIAECGGSVVQNPGPDTYCVIAGAENVRVKNIIASNKYDVVKAEWLLQCFQSKMLVPWQPAVMIHMSPDTREHFAREYDCYGDSYTADTDVAQLKEVFSRMKDNKMMPLDVIAELEERYSWNSCQLSIFRGNTIYVDCYAIVNEPRTKIHGTRLSIRALELRFYGAKVVSCLEEGVSHVIIGEDHSRVEEMKALRRTFGKKFKIVSELWVTESVKEGVPKNENQYLI; the protein is encoded by the coding sequence ATGGCttccccgcccgccccgcagcCGTCTCCTCGCAGGACGGTCGCCTCGCACGTGCCCTTTGCGGATCTGTGCGCCACCCTGGAGCGGATGCAGGCCTGCAAGTCCCGGCCGGAGAAAACCAAGTATTTCAAGGACTTCCTGGACTCGTGGAGAAAGTTCCACCACGCTCTTCACCAGAAGGAGAAGGATGTCACCGATTCATTTTATCCGGCGATGCGACTCATTCTCCCGCAGTTGGAGAGGGAAAGGATGGCGTATGGGATTAAGGAAACCATGCTCGCGAAGCTGTACATTGAGCTGCTCAATTTGCCAAAAGATGGGAAAGACGCCGCGAAGCTTTTAAACTACAGGACACCTGCCGGTTCGCGTGGAGATGCTGGAGACTTTGCCATGATTGCATACTTTGTGTTAAAACCTAGGAGCCCCAAACGAGGCAGGCTGACAGTGGAACAGGTCAACGAACTGTTAGATGCCATAGCTAACAACAATGCTGCTAGAAACAAGGGGCTGTTAAAGAAAAGCCTTCTTCAGTTAATTACCCAGAGCACAGCGCTTGAGCAAAAGTGGCTCATCCGGATGATTATAAAGGATCTAAAACTGGGCGTTAGTCAACAAactatattttccatttttcatccCGATGCTGTTGAATTACACAATGTCACGACTGATTTGGAAAAAGTTTGTAGACAACTGCACGATCCCACTGTCTCACTTAGTGATGTTTCTATCATgttattttctgcctttaagCCAATGCTTGCTGCTATTGCCGATGTCCAGCAAATTGAGAAACAAATGAGTAACCAGACATTCTACATAGAAACTAAACTGGATGGTGAACGTATACAGATGCACAAAGATGGcgatgtgtataaatatttttccagaaatgggTTTGACTATACTCAGCAATTTGGCGCTTCCCCCCTTGATGGCTCACTAACGCCATTTATTCATAAGGTATTTAAAGACAACATACAAAATTGCATTCTTGATGGTGAAATGATGGCTTACAATCCTGAGACACAAACCTTcatgcaaaaaggaaacaaatttgaCATAAAACGAATGGTGGAGGACTCTGATCTGCAGACCTGCTTCTGTGTGTTTGATGTGCTGATGGTTAACGATCAGAAGTTGGGTCATGAAGCGCTGAGCAAAAGGTACGAGATCTTAAGCAATGTATTTACCCCAGTAACTGGCAGGATACATGTCGTACATAAAAAAACTGCCAGAACGAGAAAAGAAGTAATTGATGCTTTAAATGAAGCGATCGATAACAGAGAGGAAGGGATTATGGTCAAGGATCCCATGTCCACCTACAAGCCTGACAAACGTGGGGAAGGCTGGTTAAAAATCAAGCCGGAATATGTTAATGGGCTGATGGACGAGCTTGACCTTCTGATCGTTGGTGGTTACTGGGGAAAGGGCTTACGTGGTGGAATGatgtctcattttctgtgtgCGATTGCAGAGACTCCAGCTCCAAATGAAAAACCTACTGTTTTCCACTCTATTTGTCGCATTGGCTCTGGCTACACTATGAAGGAGCTGTATGATCTGGGTTTGAAACTGGCTAAACACTGGAAGCCCTACCATAGGAGGGACCCTCCCTGTAATATTTTGTGTGGCATTGAAAAACCTGAAGTGTACATTGAACCTTGTAACTCCGTCATTGTTCAGGTCAAGGCAGCTGAGATTGTTAACAGCGATATGTACAAAACTGACTGTACCTTGAGATTTCCCCGAATTGAGAAGATAAGAGAGGACAAAGAATGGTATGAATGCATGACTTTGGACATGCTCTCAGATCTCAGAAGTagagcagaggggaagctgGCGTCCAAGCACCTTCATATTGATGAATACGATGAGCcgcaagagaagaaaaggaaaactgtattGAAGGTGAAGAAGGTAATCGGAATAGCCGAGCAATTTAAAGCTCCTGATCTTTCTAATGTAAACAAGGTTTCAAATGTGTTTGAAGACGTAGAGTTTTGTGTTATGACAGGCACAGGAAAACACTCCAAATCTGAACTGGAAAGCCGAATAGCCGAATGTGGTGGCAGCGTGGTACAGAACCCTGGACCAGACACTTACTGTGTCATTGCGGGAGCTGAGAACGTCAGAGTGAAAAACATCATTGCTTCCAACAAATATGATGTGGTGAAGGCAGAGTGgcttctgcagtgttttcagtCCAAAATGCTTGTACCTTGGCAGCCAGCCGTTATGATTCACATGTCCCCTGACACTAGAGAACATTTTGCTCGTGAGTATGATTGCTATGGAGACAGCTACACAGCAGATACAGATGTTGCACAACTCAAGGAAGTATTCTCAAGAATGAAGGATAATAAGATGATGCCCTTGGACGTGATTGCTGAGTTAGAAGAACGTTACTCATGGAACAGCTGTCAACTCAGTATATTCAGAGGAAACACTATTTATGTGGACTGTTACGCTATTGTTAATGAACCCAGAACCAAAATCCACGGAACAAGACTATCAATTAGAGCTTTGGAGCTCCGTTTTTATGGTGCAAAAGTAGTCTCTTGCCTTGAAGAAGGTGTCTCCCATGTCATTATAGGAGAAGATCATTCCCGGGTAGAAGAGATGAAAGCACTCAGGAgaacatttgggaaaaaatttaaaattgtatctGAGCTGTGGGTAACAGAGTCAGTGAAGGAAGGAGTCCCAAAGAATGAAAATCAGTACTTGATTTAA